Part of the Niallia alba genome is shown below.
ATATCTTATATAAATCTTTTATATAGTGAAATACTAACCTTGAAACAACCAAATCAGTCTTGGAGTTCGTAAAATTCCATTCTTCTAATGTGGAGTGGTTAACGTAACCGTTTGTTCCATTTAGATGACTGGAAGCTTCATCAAACATTCTCTTTGAACCTTCTACACCTGTATACTTTTCTGCACCCTTTTCTAATAATTCTATCCCGAATTTAGCATCTCCACATCCTAAATCGAGAATCGATTTGCCTTTAACTTCTCCTAATAATTCAAATAAGATCGGCCTTTCTATACTATTATTAGGACTTGTATCTCGATTTCTTCTTGCTCGATAATTTTCAAAAAATTGCTCATTGTCATATACGGAGGAACCATGATATGCCACTCATTCACCTCTTCTAATCTCTTCTAAAAGAAAATTCGTTTATATGTTTCTATCCTATTTTATACCATTTAGGTAGATTCGTCTTTTTTTGAATGTAACTTTAATGTATGTTTAAAGATTATTCACAGCTTATTTATTTAAATTAGCGAAGATGAGTGAACTACCAATTGTTACATTTTTCATAAAATAAACAATAAATCGGATAACTTATTAATAGTTAAATATCTTGAGCTTTTTCGAGCATTCGGTCTTGAAAGGATTAATATTGACTGAATCCCAATGTTAGTAGCACTATCTAAATTTATTTCATAATCATCAATAAATACGGTTTCTTTTGCTGGTACATTCATTCCTTTAAGTGCTTGTTCAAATATAACTGGGTTAGGTTTATTCACGCCAAGCTCAAAATTAAACGTCATATCATCAAAATAATCATAAAATCCTGCGTTTTTGAGGACTCTTATAATGGATGGATCGGTGTCAGATATAATCCCAATTTTATACTTCTCTTTTAATGCTTCCATTGTTTTTTTTGCATCTTCATAAAATATATAATTGGAATCGTTATATACTCTATCATAGGCAATGATTTCAGCTTGTTGTAATGTTAATTTAATCTCAGGTAGCTCGTCAGCAATTGTCTTATAATAATTCATATACCTTTCAAGTTCCTCCAATTCAGTCTTGTAAATTTCCATTTTCAAATATTCATTTGCTTTCAAAAATGTTATATGAAGCCTTTCCTTGGAGATAGAATGTAAGTTTTCCAAATTAATATACTCCAGAGCTTTTGTAGTAATTTTCCAATTACCTGTAAAAGGTCGAAAAATTGTCCAACCTAGGTCAAAAAATATCGCGCGTATAGGATTATTTAATTTCATTACCGAACTCACCCTTAATAAAAAAATAAGTATTTCAAGTTGTAACCCTAATATTCATTTATATACACTAGAATTCATGTAATCAAATAATTGACACTATATGACATAAAACTCTTAAAAAATCTAATACTAGTTGTTTCAAATCCCGTTTTTTCTATAAAATCCAATAGCGTTGAACCTATAGTTTAAAACCTTCCAATCTATTAAAATAGCTGACCATTTTGTAACTATTGGGGCTACTACTTCTAAGTTTGAAACAATATAAACACGATTAACTTTTTCGCTCTTCTAATCTTTGTTCTACACGTTGAAATCCCCATTTCATAATGATTGGCACACAAAACAAGATAAATAATAATCGAAATAACTGATAGGTCGTAATAATCGGTAGGTTAGCGTGAACAGATTGTCCTAACACCGCCATTTCTGCCATTCCACCTGGTGCGAGACCAATAAAAGCAGTCAATAAGGAGATATCACGGTCTACACTTACAAGGATATAACCAAGAATGAGAGAAAAAAGAACAAGTAATGAGGACGTTACCGCTACTACGCTTAAAAATTTTGCTTTATTTTCGATATTACCAAATTTAATTTGCAATCCAAGATCAATACCTACTAATATTTGCGCTAAACTCGTTAATGAAGTTGGAATCGCTGGCAAATCAACTCCGACAATCGATATAGTTGCAATAAGAAGCATCGGCCCAATCATAAAAGGTGCAGGGAATTTGCATTTTTTCACTAAATTTGCGATGAGATAGCAAAAGAAAAGGAGCAGAAAAATCACCCAATGATAACTTGCGCTTTCTACAGCAGCTGTTACCGTAGCAATCGCTTGGTTTCCATACAATATTGGACTATATACAAGTAGTGGCACGAGAATCATAACAGATAAAATTCTACTGATTTGAATAATCGTTACTACGGTAAGATCGATTCCTTTAATTTCGGAACTAATGGCAACCATTTGGGAAAGTCCACCTGGAATACAACCAGCAACCGTCGATTTTAAATTACTATGCGTTAATTTAGAGGTAATAAAGGCAAGAATTAAACTAAAGGCAATCATGACAACAGTCATTAAAAGCATAGAAGGTAGGTGAATTCCCATTTCTATTAGTGTTTGTTTTGTGAATTGTTTTCCGATGATATATCCAATGACAAGAAGTCCTATATCTCGAAAAGAGAAAGGTAGTTTCGGAGAATGTTTTGCAAGGCGGACATAAAGAATTGTACCGAACATGGGGCCAAGCAGCCAAGAAAGCGGAAGTTGACATACTTGAAACACCCATCCTCCAAGTATAGCGGTTAAACATAAGAAAAGTAATGACATGATTTCGATCCTTTCTAAAAATAAGTACTTTCATTATACTACTTATTTTCCAATAAAATGAAGGATCTATTTTATTTTTGTTAACATTAGTTTCCTTTATAACTAATTTCCTTCACTTTGACTTTTTGTAAAACCCAATCCTCTTTATTCCAAGTCCACCAAGTTTCTAAATAACCAATCGTATCAACCGTTGCTAACCCACTTATTCTCTGTTTCCCTTTAATTGCAGTTTGATTATTATATCTCGTTACCTTTAGCTCAGAAAAGGGGGAAAGAATTAATTCAGTTGGTTCATTTAATCTTCCTTTATGGTAAAGTCCAAGCTTTTCATAGTGATTTCTGCGATCATATAAGTCAAAGATATATGTCTTTTCTTTATTTATTTTTAATTCTGCTTTATATGCATCTTTAAACTGACTTTCAACTGAAGCCAACTCTGGCTTTTGCAATTCTACTAAATTATTTTCCTGTAGCTGAAAGAAATAAAAGTTTTTTTCTGTTCCTCTCTCATTCGCAGAAA
Proteins encoded:
- a CDS encoding AbrB family transcriptional regulator, which translates into the protein MSLLFLCLTAILGGWVFQVCQLPLSWLLGPMFGTILYVRLAKHSPKLPFSFRDIGLLVIGYIIGKQFTKQTLIEMGIHLPSMLLMTVVMIAFSLILAFITSKLTHSNLKSTVAGCIPGGLSQMVAISSEIKGIDLTVVTIIQISRILSVMILVPLLVYSPILYGNQAIATVTAAVESASYHWVIFLLLFFCYLIANLVKKCKFPAPFMIGPMLLIATISIVGVDLPAIPTSLTSLAQILVGIDLGLQIKFGNIENKAKFLSVVAVTSSLLVLFSLILGYILVSVDRDISLLTAFIGLAPGGMAEMAVLGQSVHANLPIITTYQLFRLLFILFCVPIIMKWGFQRVEQRLEERKS
- a CDS encoding class I SAM-dependent DNA methyltransferase, whose protein sequence is MAYHGSSVYDNEQFFENYRARRNRDTSPNNSIERPILFELLGEVKGKSILDLGCGDAKFGIELLEKGAEKYTGVEGSKRMFDEASSHLNGTNGYVNHSTLEEWNFTNSKTDLVVSRLVFHYIKDLYKIFQAVYNNLNDNGKFVFSVQHPLLLSSIESATSSEKRTNWIVDNYFSMGERTEPWIGKDVVKYHRTIEEYVRMLKQAGFKVTDLREGMPKQEHFQHEKEFERRKRIPLFLILSCEK
- a CDS encoding HAD family hydrolase, which codes for MKLNNPIRAIFFDLGWTIFRPFTGNWKITTKALEYINLENLHSISKERLHITFLKANEYLKMEIYKTELEELERYMNYYKTIADELPEIKLTLQQAEIIAYDRVYNDSNYIFYEDAKKTMEALKEKYKIGIISDTDPSIIRVLKNAGFYDYFDDMTFNFELGVNKPNPVIFEQALKGMNVPAKETVFIDDYEINLDSATNIGIQSILILSRPNARKSSRYLTINKLSDLLFIL